In one Lolium rigidum isolate FL_2022 chromosome 3, APGP_CSIRO_Lrig_0.1, whole genome shotgun sequence genomic region, the following are encoded:
- the LOC124697649 gene encoding indole-3-acetaldehyde oxidase-like, which translates to MDLIGPVRSGWLEERVLRSHLLYDCGQSLNPAVDLGQVEGSFVQGVGFFTNEEYATNADGMVINDGTIPTVDTIPKQLNVELVNSARHRNRVLSSKASGEPPLLLAASVHCAMREAIRAARTEFSADSPLTFQMDVPATMAHVKELCGLDVVESHLHSLSAAKA; encoded by the exons ATGGATTTGATCGGTCCGGTCCGGTCCGGTTGGCTTGAAGAGAGAG TACTGAGGAGCCACCTGCTGTACGACTGCGGGCAGAGCCTGAACCCGGCGGTGGACCTCGGCCAG GTGGAGGGGTCGTTCGTGCAAGGCGTGGGCTTCTtcacgaacgaggagtacgcgacGAACGCGGACGGGATGGTGATCAACGACGGCACCATCCCCACGGTGGACACCATCCCCAAGCAGCTCAACGTGGAGCTCGTCAACAGCGCGCGCCACCGCAACCGGGTGCTCTCCTCCAAGGCCTCCGgcgagccgccgctgctgctggccGCGTCCGTGCACTGCGCCATGCGGGAGGCCATCAGGGCGGCCAGGACCGAGTTCTCCGCCGACTCGCCGCTCACGTTCCAGATGGACGTGCCCGCCACCATGGCCCACGTCAAGGAGCTCTGCGGCCTCGACGTCGTCGAGAGCCACCTACACAGCCTCTCCGCCGCCAAGGCGTGA